One stretch of Drosophila subpulchrella strain 33 F10 #4 breed RU33 unplaced genomic scaffold, RU_Dsub_v1.1 Primary Assembly Seq380, whole genome shotgun sequence DNA includes these proteins:
- the LOC119561884 gene encoding 60S ribosomal protein L15: MGAYRYMQELYRKKQSDVMRYLLRIRVWQYRQLTKLHRSPRPTRPDKARRLGYRAKQGFVIYRIRVRRGGRKRPVPKGCTYGKPKSHGVNQLKPYRGLQSIAEERVGRRLGGLRVLNSYWIAQDASYKYFEVILIDTHHSAIRRDPKINWICKHVHKHRELRGLTSAGKSSRGIGKGYRYSQTIGGSRRAAWKRKNREHMHRKR, encoded by the exons ATGGGGGCCTACCGGTACATGCAGGAACTCTATAGGAAGAAGCAGAGTGATGTAATGCGATACTTGCTTCGTATTCGCGTTTGGCAATACCGTCAATTAACCAAACTGCATCGTTCACCCAGACCTACTCGTCCGGATAAGGCAAGGCGTTTGGGGTACCGTGCAAAGCAAGGGTTCGTGATTTATAGAATCCGTGTTCGCCGTGGTGGTCGGAAGCGTCCAGTGCCAAAAGGTTGCACTTACGGCAAGCCAAAGAGTCATGGTGTAAACCAATTAAAGCCGTATCGAGGATTACAGTCTATAGCTGAG GAACGTGTTGGTCGTAGGCTTGGTGGCTTGAGAGTTTTGAACTCGTATTGGATTGCTCAAGATGCTTCTTATAAGTATTTTGAGGTAATCTTGATTGACACTCATCATAGTGCTATTCGTCGTGATCCTAAAATTAACTGGATCTGCAAGCATGTCCACAAGCATCGTGAATTGCGTGGCCTTACTTCAGCCGGAAAGAGTTCCCGTGGTATTGGCAAGGGATACAGATATTCTCAGACCATTGGTGGATCTAGGCGTGCTGCTTGGAAGCGCAAGAACCGCGAGCATATGCACAGAAAACGATAA